The Pantoea phytobeneficialis genome has a segment encoding these proteins:
- a CDS encoding PqiB family protein produces MQQETPTTPTSANLRNKRKISPFWLLPIIALLIAAWLLWTNYQERGTIITINFQSADGIVPGRTPIRYQGVEVGTVQGIVLSDDYHSIQIKASIKSDMRDALRDNTQFWLVTPKASLAGVSGLDALVGGNYIGMMPGSGNPQEHFTALDTQPKYRVNTGELLIHLHAPDLGSLNTGSLVYYRKIPVGRVYDYSINSNTDGVTIDVLIERRFINLVKKQSRFWNVSGVDADVSLSGAKVKLESLAALVNGAIAFDSPDEGQQAASDENYTLYPDLAQSQRGVQVSLDLPSGDNLKADSTPLMYQGLEVGTLTKLNLLPGGKVTGELTVDPSVAGLMRSGTRIEMRSPKISLTDTNLSSLLTGNTFELIPGEGQPQDHFSVLPASESLLQKPNVLTLKLNAPETYGIDAGQPLMLYGMQIGQVISRQLDEQGISFVVAINPEYRHLVHADSKFVVNSRINVKFGLDGMQVLGASAREWVDGGIRLIPGAKGNPDSHYPLYADAERAEEGIIGEQPPATLKLTANSLPDVQTGSVVLYRKFQVGEVVDVVPRADAFEISIHIEPQYRKLLTSESVFWAEGGAKVQLNGSGLTVQASPLNRALKGAISFDNLSGAQAAKGVKRILYPSETAARAVGSQITLHTFDASKLAAGMPIRYLGINVGQVESLSLSADNNQVVAKAVLYPEYVQDFARIGSRFSVVSPQISAAGVNHLETLLQPYVNVDPGKGAQSRTFELQDSTITDSRYLNGLNIFVDATEAGSLSVGTPVLFRGVEVGTVTGTSLGNMADRVQVALRISKKYQHLVRNNSVFWLASGYNLNFGLIGGVVKTGTFQQFIQGGIQFATPPTVPLAPQAGANKHFLLQDEAPKDWRNWGTAIPDPAQP; encoded by the coding sequence ATGCAACAGGAAACGCCGACTACACCGACTAGCGCTAATCTGCGTAACAAACGCAAGATTTCGCCGTTCTGGTTATTGCCCATTATTGCCCTGCTGATTGCCGCATGGCTGCTGTGGACCAATTATCAGGAACGCGGAACCATCATCACGATTAACTTCCAAAGCGCGGACGGCATCGTGCCGGGGCGCACGCCGATTCGTTATCAGGGCGTGGAAGTCGGTACGGTACAGGGGATCGTGCTGAGTGATGACTATCACAGCATCCAGATCAAAGCCAGTATCAAAAGCGACATGCGTGATGCGCTGCGCGACAACACGCAGTTCTGGCTGGTCACCCCCAAAGCCTCTCTGGCGGGTGTTTCCGGGCTGGATGCGCTGGTGGGCGGTAACTATATTGGCATGATGCCTGGCAGCGGTAATCCACAGGAACATTTCACCGCGCTGGATACGCAGCCGAAATATCGCGTAAATACCGGTGAATTGTTGATCCATCTGCACGCCCCCGATCTGGGTTCGCTCAATACTGGCTCGCTGGTCTACTACCGCAAAATCCCGGTTGGCCGGGTCTATGACTACAGCATCAATAGCAACACCGATGGTGTGACTATAGATGTACTTATCGAGCGTCGTTTCATTAACCTGGTTAAAAAGCAGAGCCGTTTCTGGAACGTCTCGGGCGTGGATGCGGATGTCAGCCTGAGCGGGGCTAAGGTGAAGCTGGAGAGTCTGGCGGCATTGGTGAACGGTGCCATCGCCTTTGACTCACCGGATGAGGGTCAACAAGCGGCAAGCGATGAGAACTACACGCTATATCCCGATCTGGCCCAAAGCCAGCGGGGCGTGCAGGTCAGCCTTGATTTACCCAGTGGTGATAACCTGAAAGCCGACAGTACCCCATTAATGTATCAAGGCCTGGAAGTCGGCACCTTAACCAAACTCAATCTACTTCCTGGCGGTAAAGTCACCGGTGAGCTGACCGTTGATCCTTCCGTTGCCGGTCTGATGCGCAGTGGTACACGCATTGAGATGCGTTCGCCGAAGATAAGCCTGACTGACACCAACCTCAGCAGCCTGCTGACCGGTAATACCTTTGAATTGATCCCCGGCGAAGGCCAACCGCAGGACCACTTTAGTGTGCTGCCAGCCAGTGAATCGTTGCTGCAAAAACCTAACGTTCTGACCTTAAAACTGAACGCCCCTGAGACCTATGGCATCGATGCCGGTCAACCGCTGATGCTTTATGGCATGCAGATTGGTCAGGTGATTTCACGTCAGTTGGATGAACAAGGCATCAGTTTTGTGGTGGCGATTAATCCGGAGTATCGCCATCTGGTACACGCTGACAGTAAATTTGTTGTCAATAGCCGTATCAACGTTAAATTTGGCCTGGATGGCATGCAGGTGCTCGGTGCCAGTGCGCGTGAATGGGTGGACGGCGGTATTCGTCTGATTCCGGGTGCGAAAGGCAACCCGGACAGTCACTATCCACTGTATGCCGATGCTGAACGCGCCGAGGAAGGCATCATTGGCGAGCAGCCTCCTGCCACCCTGAAACTCACCGCCAACAGCCTGCCTGATGTGCAGACCGGTTCGGTGGTTTTGTATCGCAAATTCCAGGTCGGTGAAGTGGTAGATGTGGTTCCTCGCGCCGATGCATTTGAAATTTCGATACATATTGAACCTCAGTACCGCAAACTGTTAACCAGTGAAAGCGTGTTCTGGGCGGAAGGCGGTGCCAAGGTTCAGTTAAATGGCAGTGGTCTGACGGTACAAGCTTCGCCGCTGAACCGTGCGTTAAAAGGCGCCATCAGCTTCGACAATTTGAGTGGGGCACAGGCGGCCAAAGGGGTTAAACGTATCCTGTACCCGTCTGAAACGGCAGCGCGTGCTGTGGGTAGCCAGATTACGTTACATACTTTCGATGCCAGCAAACTTGCCGCAGGCATGCCGATTCGTTATCTCGGTATCAATGTCGGCCAGGTCGAATCATTGTCGCTCAGTGCCGATAACAACCAGGTCGTGGCAAAAGCGGTGCTGTATCCCGAATATGTGCAGGACTTCGCCCGAATTGGCAGCCGCTTCTCCGTGGTATCTCCACAGATTTCGGCAGCCGGTGTTAATCACCTCGAAACCTTGCTCCAACCCTATGTCAACGTCGATCCCGGCAAAGGGGCGCAGTCACGGACGTTCGAGCTTCAGGACAGCACCATCACCGATTCCCGTTATCTTAACGGCCTGAATATCTTCGTTGATGCAACCGAAGCCGGTTCGCTCTCCGTCGGTACTCCGGTGCTGTTCCGTGGCGTGGAAGTCGGTACCGTTACCGGTACTTCGCTGGGCAACATGGCGGACCGTGTCCAGGTAGCTCTGCGCATCAGTAAGAAATATCAACATCTGGTACGTAATAACTCGGTGTTCTGGCTGGCATCCGGCTACAACCTGAATTTCGGCCTGATTGGCGGTGTGGTGAAAACCGGTACTTTCCAGCAATTTATTCAGGGCGGCATTCAGTTTGCCACACCACCAACAGTGCCACTGGCTCCGCAGGCAGGTGCCAACAAACATTTCCTGTTACAGGATGAAGCGCCGAAAGACTGGCGCAATTGGGGCACGGCAATTCCCGACCCCGCACAACCGTAA
- the rsmF gene encoding 16S rRNA (cytosine(1407)-C(5))-methyltransferase RsmF — MSERFPEDFLALMRTSLSDETEMQRFLAISQQSLRRSLRVNTLKISVHDFLAQTSDYGWQLTPIPWCKEGFWIERDDESLPLGSVAEHLSGLFYIQEASSMLPVTALFDAAPDAHQVMDVAAAPGSKTTQMAALMHNQGAILANEYSASRVKVLHANISRCGVSNVALTHFDGRVFGAALPEQFDAILLDAPCSGEGVVRKDPDALRNWTLASTEEIAATQRDLLDSAFHALQPGGTLIYSTCTLNQIENQQVISWLQQRYPDAVEIVPLAGLFTGAEQALTPEGFLHVFPHIYDSEGFFVARLRKIASLPALPTPSYKVGKLPFSPASRKLNAEVQQAAAKVGLRWEDNLQLWQRDKELWLFPAALESWLGKVRFSRIGLKLAETFPKGYRWQHEAVVALTQPDNALSFALTEAEAESWYRGQDIHPENLPERDEVLVTYQQQTLGLAKKVGNRIKNSYPRELVRDGRLFR; from the coding sequence GTGTCCGAACGCTTTCCAGAAGATTTCCTTGCGCTGATGCGCACCAGCTTGTCTGACGAGACTGAAATGCAACGCTTTCTCGCGATCAGTCAACAATCCTTACGTCGCAGCTTGCGCGTCAACACGTTAAAAATTAGCGTGCATGATTTTCTCGCCCAAACTTCAGATTATGGTTGGCAGCTCACGCCGATCCCCTGGTGCAAAGAAGGCTTCTGGATTGAACGCGACGATGAATCGCTCCCGCTCGGCAGCGTGGCTGAGCATCTCAGCGGATTGTTCTACATTCAGGAAGCCAGCTCAATGTTGCCAGTAACGGCATTATTTGATGCGGCTCCTGATGCCCATCAGGTGATGGATGTTGCTGCGGCACCGGGTTCTAAAACCACACAAATGGCGGCATTGATGCACAATCAGGGTGCCATCCTTGCTAATGAATATTCCGCCAGCCGGGTCAAGGTCTTGCATGCCAATATCAGCCGCTGTGGCGTCAGCAACGTCGCTCTCACCCACTTTGATGGCCGGGTTTTTGGTGCTGCGTTACCGGAACAATTTGATGCCATCCTGTTGGATGCCCCCTGTTCCGGTGAAGGCGTGGTGCGCAAAGATCCTGATGCGCTGCGCAACTGGACACTCGCCAGCACGGAAGAGATTGCCGCCACCCAGCGCGATCTTCTCGACAGCGCCTTTCATGCGCTACAACCCGGTGGAACGTTAATCTACTCGACCTGTACCCTTAATCAGATTGAGAATCAACAAGTTATCAGCTGGTTGCAGCAACGCTATCCCGATGCGGTTGAAATCGTTCCTCTGGCTGGCCTGTTTACCGGGGCGGAACAGGCGCTGACACCGGAAGGTTTTCTGCATGTATTCCCGCATATCTATGATAGCGAAGGGTTCTTTGTTGCTCGCCTGCGCAAAATTGCCAGTCTGCCCGCATTGCCGACACCCAGCTATAAAGTGGGTAAACTGCCCTTCTCTCCTGCCAGCAGAAAATTGAACGCTGAAGTGCAGCAAGCCGCCGCGAAAGTGGGTTTGCGTTGGGAGGATAATCTTCAGTTATGGCAACGCGATAAAGAACTATGGCTGTTCCCGGCGGCGCTGGAAAGCTGGTTGGGTAAGGTACGCTTTTCACGCATTGGCCTGAAACTCGCGGAGACTTTCCCCAAGGGGTATCGCTGGCAGCATGAAGCCGTGGTTGCGCTGACACAACCGGATAACGCGTTGTCGTTTGCACTGACGGAAGCGGAAGCGGAAAGCTGGTATCGCGGTCAGGATATCCATCCGGAAAATTTACCTGAACGCGATGAAGTTCTGGTGACCTACCAGCAACAAACGCTGGGGCTGGCAAAAAAAGTCGGGAATCGCATCAAGAATAGCTATCCGCGCGAGCTGGTTAGAGACGGTCGTCTGTTCCGCTAA
- a CDS encoding metallophosphoesterase, with protein sequence MFYQTVDAKAWRNIWVVGDLHGCRTQLDSQLILHQFDKQQDLLLSVGDLIDRGPDSPGCLELLKEPWFRCVRGNHEQMAIAALQGKDPMLWVMNGGEWFWQLRGTALIAARHALKQCVELPLILHLQLGDRVVVIAHADYPASHYELGQEVDWHQVVWSRDRLGRHQRGNTMAIDGASDFYFGHTPLEQPLNVANQHYIDTGAVFGNRLTLVQLQ encoded by the coding sequence ATGTTTTACCAAACGGTCGATGCAAAAGCGTGGCGTAACATCTGGGTAGTCGGTGACTTACACGGATGTCGCACCCAGCTCGATTCACAGCTGATCCTGCACCAGTTTGATAAACAGCAGGATTTATTGCTTTCTGTCGGTGATTTGATCGATCGCGGGCCGGACAGTCCCGGTTGTCTTGAATTACTTAAAGAACCCTGGTTTCGCTGTGTGCGTGGAAACCACGAACAGATGGCTATCGCTGCTCTGCAAGGCAAAGATCCGATGTTATGGGTTATGAATGGTGGTGAATGGTTCTGGCAGCTACGTGGCACTGCTTTGATTGCTGCACGCCACGCGCTGAAGCAATGCGTGGAATTACCCTTGATTTTACATCTTCAGCTCGGGGATCGGGTGGTGGTGATTGCGCACGCTGATTATCCTGCCAGCCACTATGAACTGGGACAGGAGGTGGACTGGCATCAGGTGGTGTGGAGTCGCGACCGGCTGGGACGGCATCAACGGGGTAACACGATGGCGATTGATGGAGCCAGTGATTTCTACTTTGGTCATACGCCGCTGGAGCAACCGCTCAACGTTGCCAATCAACACTACATTGATACCGGTGCCGTGTTTGGCAACCGGTTGACATTGGTACAGTTGCAATAG
- a CDS encoding acyltransferase family protein, whose product MHRNNCFDIVRLFAAYMVIYSHHHTFMSLPDHVFRGLLTLGGLSVAIFFSVSGFLVTQSFQRTPNYIGFMTKRVKRIFPALIVCSFLMIYIIAPFYQKDAINYIFSSDAFSYFMRISMMLPVNVPDVFAGYKFEGPINGSLWTLSMEFACYLVLGFMLCLSNTWKTPAIFLIILISLNILLNKEAMDAIWYSISVGWMLKFGICFFFGSLLSMTIDKWNEKKIKTTLLIISICILYIMKGTTEITTLGYMAITFITLAIGVSFKDSMIGGKFDISYGAYIYAWPVQQIIANQTSLSLYPSMIASLCITSLLAWASWNFVEKPFIKAKKVNIDDTSLTPVM is encoded by the coding sequence ATGCATAGAAATAACTGCTTTGATATCGTTAGATTATTCGCTGCTTACATGGTTATATATAGTCATCATCACACATTTATGTCACTGCCAGATCATGTATTCAGGGGACTTCTGACCTTAGGTGGATTGTCAGTCGCAATTTTCTTCTCTGTTTCTGGATTTCTCGTCACTCAGTCATTCCAAAGAACACCGAATTATATTGGATTCATGACAAAAAGAGTCAAAAGGATATTCCCGGCTCTTATCGTGTGCTCATTTTTGATGATATATATAATTGCACCTTTTTATCAAAAAGATGCAATTAATTATATATTCAGCTCAGATGCATTCTCATATTTCATGAGAATCTCAATGATGCTACCGGTTAACGTCCCAGATGTTTTTGCGGGATATAAATTCGAAGGCCCAATAAATGGCTCTCTCTGGACATTAAGTATGGAGTTTGCGTGCTACCTGGTTTTAGGATTCATGCTTTGTTTAAGCAACACATGGAAAACCCCCGCAATATTTCTCATTATATTGATTTCTCTGAATATATTATTAAACAAAGAAGCAATGGATGCAATATGGTACAGCATATCAGTAGGCTGGATGCTGAAGTTCGGAATTTGTTTCTTTTTTGGATCTCTGCTTTCAATGACAATAGATAAATGGAATGAGAAGAAAATAAAAACCACATTACTGATCATTTCCATCTGTATCTTATATATTATGAAAGGCACTACAGAAATTACCACCCTGGGATATATGGCAATTACGTTTATTACACTGGCGATTGGCGTGAGTTTTAAAGATTCGATGATAGGTGGGAAGTTTGATATATCCTATGGCGCCTACATTTATGCCTGGCCAGTTCAGCAAATAATTGCAAATCAGACAAGTTTAAGTCTTTATCCAAGTATGATCGCTTCTCTATGCATAACATCACTACTCGCATGGGCTTCATGGAACTTTGTAGAGAAACCGTTTATCAAGGCAAAAAAAGTCAATATTGATGACACGTCATTGACGCCGGTCATGTAA
- a CDS encoding integrase core domain-containing protein, with protein sequence ETRAFARMLGLEPCTTAVRSPESNGIAESFVKTIKRDYISVMPKPDSQVAVMNLAEAFSHYNEHHPHSALGYRSPREYIRRKLSQP encoded by the coding sequence GAAACGCGGGCGTTCGCCCGGATGCTGGGGCTTGAGCCATGTACGACCGCAGTTCGTAGCCCGGAAAGCAATGGCATAGCAGAAAGCTTCGTGAAAACGATAAAGCGGGATTACATCAGTGTGATGCCAAAACCGGACAGCCAGGTAGCGGTGATGAACCTGGCGGAGGCGTTCAGTCATTACAACGAACATCACCCGCACAGCGCGCTGGGATATCGCTCGCCGCGGGAATATATACGCAGAAAGTTATCACAACCGTAA
- a CDS encoding T6SS phospholipase effector Tle1-like catalytic domain-containing protein, with amino-acid sequence GEQKHRELLESADGLLMALFDDQVHDSRAWFLHASLGSREPWGSYFRYRMIYFGDKCSKSLAALVVDGKVPGMVTQDEPVLLRFRVKSDRDIPPALAVYDVEVVDRQSGAPVPLLAESASLRQFTREPGVVVAQQRAINSERHLAQVKSALQEGWREKAQSAIA; translated from the coding sequence GGGGAGCAAAAACACCGGGAACTGCTTGAATCTGCTGACGGGTTGCTTATGGCGTTGTTTGATGACCAGGTGCATGACTCGCGCGCCTGGTTTCTCCACGCCAGTCTGGGCAGTCGTGAACCCTGGGGCAGCTACTTCCGCTACCGGATGATTTACTTTGGCGACAAGTGCAGCAAGTCGCTGGCAGCGCTGGTGGTTGACGGGAAGGTACCGGGGATGGTCACCCAGGATGAGCCAGTCCTCCTCCGCTTCAGGGTCAAATCCGACAGGGACATTCCCCCGGCTCTGGCCGTGTACGATGTGGAGGTAGTGGACCGGCAGAGCGGAGCGCCCGTGCCGCTGCTGGCGGAGTCTGCCAGTCTGCGTCAGTTCACCCGGGAACCCGGCGTGGTGGTGGCACAACAGAGAGCGATCAACAGTGAACGGCATCTGGCTCAGGTGAAAAGCGCCCTTCAGGAAGGATGGCGTGAAAAGGCACAGTCAGCGATCGCATAA
- a CDS encoding VasL domain-containing protein gives MMSELPPQPIQIGGDPRTFSEYVTLRDEIGKLSHPARPDVDWRHVEKLCLALFELNGVELQSASWYTLARIHTAGVHGLNEGLSILEALIACQWTVLWPQAMSARMDIISTLVRRLQNFLRCCMFQHQDELTGLYRSEALLQSLRDTLTGYGMRDAGQTGALYEQIKSAIVHLKEGAVNMPQPLSEPPTPKVYVTQPTVGASASMLKPFVSGACCTLLAGAMVLGGVVWFRYEQMQQQAHMEQQRRVKEAIPFERLQSWQQGMAELQQLTEQLNRLDKTRGKYLTVSELKSSIFSVMQAFNQHPPVEEQLRRYAEDEGNQSGEQVQIEILLRQLEYRYQLLREEKGN, from the coding sequence ATGATGAGCGAACTACCTCCCCAACCAATCCAGATTGGTGGAGACCCGCGTACCTTCAGCGAATACGTCACGTTGCGTGATGAGATAGGCAAACTTTCTCATCCTGCTCGGCCTGATGTGGACTGGCGACATGTCGAGAAGCTCTGTCTCGCATTGTTTGAGTTGAATGGCGTGGAGTTGCAAAGCGCCTCCTGGTACACCCTGGCGCGCATACATACGGCAGGGGTGCACGGCTTGAATGAAGGTTTGAGCATCCTCGAGGCGCTGATTGCATGCCAGTGGACGGTACTGTGGCCGCAGGCCATGTCGGCGCGCATGGATATCATTAGTACCCTGGTACGTCGGCTCCAGAACTTTCTGCGTTGCTGTATGTTTCAGCATCAGGATGAGTTAACGGGGTTGTACCGCAGCGAAGCATTGCTCCAGTCACTACGTGATACGCTCACCGGCTATGGCATGAGAGATGCAGGTCAGACAGGCGCTCTGTACGAGCAGATAAAGTCTGCAATCGTGCATCTTAAGGAGGGGGCGGTAAATATGCCGCAGCCACTCTCCGAACCGCCGACTCCGAAAGTCTATGTCACTCAGCCTACAGTGGGAGCGTCAGCTTCAATGTTAAAGCCTTTCGTCAGCGGTGCCTGTTGCACGCTACTGGCTGGGGCGATGGTGTTGGGAGGTGTGGTCTGGTTCAGGTATGAGCAAATGCAACAACAGGCGCACATGGAACAACAACGTAGGGTAAAAGAAGCTATTCCGTTTGAGCGCTTACAGAGTTGGCAGCAAGGAATGGCTGAGTTACAGCAATTGACAGAGCAACTTAACCGTCTGGATAAAACGCGCGGCAAATACCTGACGGTAAGTGAATTGAAATCCAGCATATTTTCAGTAATGCAGGCATTTAATCAGCATCCACCAGTTGAGGAGCAGCTACGGCGTTACGCTGAAGACGAGGGAAATCAAAGCGGTGAACAGGTTCAGATCGAGATACTGTTGAGGCAGTTGGAGTATCGGTATCAGTTGCTGCGGGAGGAGAAGGGAAACTGA
- a CDS encoding nuclease: MPVHHAIWRVGDKPQPLTISKLASESLLERMILNDPTILSDQWMIIGHQENTLDKGRIDLLAIAPDASLILIEIKRDRTPREVVAQALDYASWVDDLTADRLSQIYEKFSGGGNLGEAFKQRFNAELEEESINQSHQIIIVAAELDPSTERIVDYLSKNGISINVLFFKVFHHGDEQFLSRAWLLDPSETQTNAAQATAGASAKTKEPWNGEFYVSFGDPASRSWEEARRYGFISAGGGSWYSQTLKQLQPGDRVWVKIPATGYVGVGIVQSAVEPASSFTLDTEAGEKLAMDVLKHGELYRQNADDPDKSEYFVPVKWLETRSEQEARNEVGFFGNQNTVCKPTTPKWRHTVERLKNHFRNWNTNE; this comes from the coding sequence ATGCCGGTTCATCATGCTATCTGGCGAGTGGGTGACAAACCCCAGCCACTGACCATCAGCAAACTGGCCAGTGAGAGTTTGCTGGAAAGAATGATCTTAAACGACCCAACCATTCTTTCAGATCAGTGGATGATCATAGGTCATCAGGAAAATACACTCGATAAGGGGCGTATTGACCTGCTGGCGATTGCGCCCGATGCTTCATTGATCTTGATTGAGATTAAACGTGACCGCACACCGCGCGAAGTGGTGGCTCAAGCGCTGGATTATGCCTCGTGGGTAGATGATTTAACAGCAGACCGCCTGTCACAAATCTATGAAAAATTCTCCGGCGGCGGCAATCTGGGCGAAGCTTTTAAGCAACGATTCAACGCTGAGTTAGAAGAAGAGTCCATCAATCAGTCACACCAAATCATTATCGTGGCGGCGGAATTGGATCCGTCCACCGAACGCATTGTCGACTACCTAAGCAAAAATGGTATCTCTATTAACGTGCTGTTCTTTAAAGTCTTTCATCACGGGGACGAACAGTTTTTAAGTCGTGCCTGGCTTCTCGATCCCAGCGAGACGCAAACTAACGCTGCTCAAGCCACCGCAGGGGCCAGTGCCAAAACCAAGGAGCCGTGGAACGGTGAGTTCTATGTCTCGTTTGGTGACCCAGCCAGCCGTAGCTGGGAAGAGGCCCGCCGCTATGGCTTTATCAGCGCCGGTGGCGGCAGTTGGTATAGCCAGACCTTAAAACAACTTCAGCCCGGCGATCGCGTATGGGTGAAAATCCCGGCTACCGGTTATGTCGGCGTTGGCATCGTGCAAAGCGCCGTTGAACCTGCCAGCAGTTTTACACTGGATACCGAAGCCGGTGAAAAACTCGCGATGGACGTACTCAAGCATGGCGAACTGTACCGCCAAAATGCGGATGACCCTGATAAGTCAGAGTATTTTGTCCCGGTGAAATGGCTTGAAACCCGTAGTGAGCAGGAAGCCAGGAACGAGGTTGGATTCTTCGGCAATCAGAATACCGTTTGCAAACCTACCACGCCAAAGTGGCGACATACTGTTGAAAGATTGAAAAATCACTTCAGAAACTGGAATACGAACGAGTAA
- a CDS encoding restriction endonuclease subunit S, with amino-acid sequence MSVEQLITQHIDTWTSALQTRSTAGRGNNGKIDLYGIKKLRELILELAVRGKLVPQDPNDEPASELLKRIAAEKAELVKQGKIKKQKPLPEIGEDEKPFELPVGWEWVRISEIGHDWGQKTPSCQFTYIDIGSIDKELGVINEPEIIQAKNAPSRARKIVKKGTVVYSTVRPYLLNIAVVAQEFSPEPVASTAFAIIHPFMGIFSDYIYYYLRSSTFITYVEGCQTGIAYPAINDKQFFTGLIAIPPSNEQDLIVNKVGELMALCDQLEQQSLTSLEVHSQLVETLLATLTDSKNAEELAENWARISQHFDTLFTTEASIDALKQTILQLAVMGKLVPQDPNDEPASELLKRIEQEKAQMVKEGKIKKQKPLPPISEDEKPFELPQGWEWCRIKEIAQVGTGSTPSRDNPDYWSKPEFNWVTSGETSSPFIITTAEKVSMRAVMETNISIYPPGTLVIAMYGQGKTRGQITELRISAGTNQACAAIQLFESNEFHRRYIKFFFEKSYEDLRSHAAGGAQPNLNLAKVSNTPIPIPPLAEQIKITSKVDELFVFCDNFKSRLQSAQQAQLHLADALTDAALS; translated from the coding sequence ATGTCTGTTGAACAACTGATCACCCAACATATCGATACCTGGACTTCTGCCTTACAGACGCGTTCAACGGCTGGGCGCGGCAACAATGGCAAGATTGACCTTTATGGCATCAAGAAGCTGCGTGAGTTGATTCTGGAGCTGGCGGTACGCGGGAAACTGGTGCCACAGGATCCAAATGATGAACCGGCGTCTGAGTTGCTGAAACGGATTGCGGCTGAAAAAGCCGAGCTGGTGAAGCAGGGGAAGATTAAAAAACAGAAGCCGCTGCCGGAGATTGGTGAGGATGAGAAGCCTTTTGAGTTGCCGGTGGGTTGGGAGTGGGTCAGAATTTCTGAAATAGGACATGATTGGGGACAAAAAACACCGAGCTGCCAATTTACCTACATTGATATTGGTTCAATCGATAAAGAACTAGGTGTTATTAATGAACCTGAAATTATTCAGGCTAAAAATGCTCCATCAAGAGCAAGAAAGATAGTAAAAAAAGGTACAGTTGTATACTCAACCGTAAGACCATATTTATTAAACATTGCAGTAGTTGCACAAGAATTTTCCCCAGAGCCTGTTGCCAGCACTGCATTTGCCATTATCCACCCTTTCATGGGGATATTTTCAGATTACATTTATTATTATCTTCGCTCATCAACATTCATTACTTATGTAGAGGGATGTCAAACAGGAATTGCTTATCCCGCCATTAATGATAAACAATTTTTCACAGGGCTTATTGCTATACCACCCTCTAATGAGCAAGATCTTATCGTAAATAAGGTCGGCGAACTCATGGCCTTGTGCGATCAACTGGAACAGCAATCCCTGACCAGTCTGGAAGTACATTCCCAGCTGGTTGAAACGCTGCTGGCAACGCTCACCGACAGTAAAAATGCCGAAGAGTTAGCCGAAAACTGGGCACGAATCAGCCAGCATTTCGATACGTTGTTTACCACCGAAGCCAGTATCGACGCACTTAAGCAAACCATTCTGCAACTGGCGGTGATGGGTAAACTGGTGCCGCAAGACCCGAACGATGAACCAGCCTCTGAACTGCTAAAACGTATTGAGCAGGAAAAAGCGCAGATGGTGAAAGAAGGAAAAATTAAAAAACAAAAACCTTTGCCACCAATTAGTGAGGATGAGAAGCCGTTTGAGTTACCACAGGGGTGGGAATGGTGTCGAATAAAAGAAATAGCTCAAGTAGGAACAGGTTCTACTCCTTCAAGAGATAATCCTGATTATTGGTCTAAACCAGAATTTAATTGGGTTACAAGTGGTGAAACATCATCACCATTTATTATCACTACAGCTGAAAAAGTATCAATGAGGGCTGTAATGGAAACAAACATTTCAATTTACCCACCAGGCACGCTTGTGATTGCTATGTATGGTCAAGGTAAAACGCGTGGTCAGATAACTGAATTGCGTATCTCAGCGGGAACAAACCAAGCTTGTGCTGCAATCCAATTATTTGAAAGTAATGAATTTCACCGTAGATACATAAAATTTTTCTTTGAAAAATCGTATGAAGATTTAAGAAGTCATGCCGCAGGCGGGGCTCAGCCGAATCTAAATTTAGCTAAAGTATCAAATACACCTATTCCTATCCCACCTTTAGCAGAACAAATTAAAATTACATCCAAAGTCGATGAGTTATTTGTTTTTTGTGACAATTTTAAATCCCGCCTGCAATCCGCCCAGCAAGCCCAACTTCACCTGGCGGATGCACTCACTGATGCAGCATTAAGCTAA